The genomic window GGGGCTGACCTCGGCCACCGCCATCGTCGCCTCCTTGACGACGGCCATGACCTCGTCCCACTCCCCCTCGAGGGTCGTGAACATCGAGGTGGTCTCGTTGGGCAGGCCGGAGTCGCGCACCACCTTGATGGCGCGGGCGACGGCCGCGGAGACGGAGCCGTCGGGGTCGTCGGTGGTGGTGGGGGACACGGAGAAGGCGAGGAGCATGCCCCCATGGTGCCCCCTCACAGCGCGACGAGCACCTGGACCATGACGATCTTGACGACGATCGCCAGGGCGAAGAGGGTCGCGTAGCCGGCCTCGACCCGCTCGTCGTCGCGCTTGGACAGGGCGAAGGCGAGGATCGCCGGCTGCCCGACGAGCCCGGCCAGGCCCCCGGCGGCCCGCGGCGCGCTCACGCCGGCCCACTTGGCGCCCGCGAGCAGGACGACGGCGTTGACGACGACGATGAGCGCGGACAGCCCGCCGACAGCCAGCCCCGTCAGGGAGAAGGCGCTCGCCGCGAAGGCCTGCCCGGAGGCGAGCCCGATGGCCGCGAGGAAGAAGAGGAGCCCGAGCTGGCGGATGGTCGCGTTGGCGGCGTGCGGGAGGACCCAGACGAAGGGGCCGGTGCGCTCCACCCATCCGAGCACCATGCCGACGACGAGCGGCCCCGCGGCCACGCCGAGCTTGAGAGTGATGCCGCCGGGCAGCGGGACGGGGACGAGCCCGACGAGGACGCCGAGCGCCATGCCGAGCCCCACGGAGAAGGCGTCGATCTGGGAGATGGACTTCTCGGAGTCGCCGAAGAAGTCGGCGGCGTCCTCGAGGCGGCCGGAGGGGACGACGGCGAGGACGCGGTCCCCGAACTCGAGGACGAGGTCGTCGCGGGCGAGGAGGTCGAGGTCGCCGCGCTTGACGCGGGTGACGGTGCCCTGGAAGCGGTCGTGCATGTCGAGCTCGCCGATCGTCATGCCGGCGACGCGGGTGGAGGAGACGGTGAGGCGGCGGTAGTCGACGACGGTGCGGTCCTTGGCGAGGCAGCGGTTGAAGCCGGTGCCGAGGTCGTGCACGGCCTCCTCGATGGCGCCGGGCGCCCCGACGATGACGACCTTGTCCCCGGGCAGGAGCTCCTCGCCGGGGTGGACGACGCGGGTGACGCCGTCGCGCTCGAGGTAGGAGATGCGGATGCGGTTCTCCTTGAAGGCGCGCATCTCGGTCAGCCGCACCTTCTGGAGGAGGTAGACGCTCGTGGCGGTGATGCCGTCGGCGGAGGCGGGGCGCGGATCGCGGCGGGCGGGCCAGGGGCGGTTGATGACGACGGAGACGATGATGATGGCGACGGCGACGCCCACCGGGTAGGCGAGGGCGTAGCCGACGCTCGGCTCCTGGTTGCCGGCGGCCTCGATGGCGGCGTCGAGCACCGGGGAGGTGAGCGCCCCGGCGTAGGCGCCGGAGTCCATGGCGGCGCTGACCCCGGTGAGGTGGGAGTAGAGGGCCCCGGCCCCGCCGGCGACGACGAGCGCGGCGACGCACAGGCTCATGAGGGGCAGCTGCCGCTTGAGGTCGCGGAAGAAGGTGCCACCGGCCCCGATGCCGACCGTGTAGCAGAACAGGCCGAGGCCGAGCGCGCGCAGGAGCTCGAGGTTCGCGCCGAGGCGCGGGTCGAGGGCGCCGACGGCGAGGCCGACGAAGAGCGCGCCGGCGGCGCCGAAGCGGATGGGGCCGAGTGGGATCTGCCCGACGGCGGTGCCCAGGCCGATGACGAGGAAGACGGTGAGCAGGGGCGCCGAGACGAGGAGGTCGACCACTGGGGAGAGGAGGTCGTGCACGGGCTCAGCCTACGGGCCGCCGCCTGCGGGCCGCCTCCTGCGAGCACCGACCGTGACCGCCGGCGGCGCCGGCTCAGGCGGCGCCGGGGCCCGACAGACGCGCTCAGGCGTCGGGCGTCGTCGTCCCGACGGCGCGCCCCGCGCGCACGTCCGCGAGCGCGGCGTCGACCATGGCGTGCAGGGTGGCGATGTCGGCGTCGTTCGAGGCGAGGTCGAGGCGCTCGGTGTCGACGGTGAGGACCTGGGAGGCGGAGTAGGAGTTGTAGACCCAGTCGTCGTAGCCGGACCACAGGCGCCGGTAGTACTCGACGAGGGAGTCGTCCTGCTCGAAGTCGCGGCCGCGGGCGGCGATGCGGCCCATGAGGACGTCGAAGGGGGCGCGCAGGTAGACGAAGAGGTCGGGGGACTTCTTGGGGAGCTCGTCGATCTCCTCGATCATGTTGTCGAGGAGGTTCTCGTAGAGGGCGAACTCGTCGGGGCTGATGCGGCCGAGGTCGGTGTTGACCTTCGCGAAGTACCAGTCCTCGTAGATGGAGCGGTCCAGGACGTTGTCGTCGTGGACCATGGCGCGCTTGATGGAGCGGAAGCGGGAGGAGAGGAACTCCAGCTGCAGCATGAAGGGGTAGCGGCGGGCCTCCTGCTCCTCAGGCGGGGCCGTGTAGAACAGCGGCAGGATCTTGGAGGAGGTGACGTCCTCGTAGAAGACCTCGGAGCCGAGGTGCTCGCCCAGGAGACGGGCCGTCGTCGTCTTGCCGGCGCCGATGGCGCCTCCCACCACGATCACCGACACGACCTCATCTTCCTGCGTAGGGCACGGGGGTGCGGCACCCGGGTCGGTGCCGCGGCCCCGCGAGCGTAGGGGGCGCCGGGCGCCGGGCGGAAGACGCGGCTGCGTGAGATGCGTCGGGGTGGGCCTCCCGGGGCCCGGGCCTCCCGGGGCCCGGGCGTGCGGCGGGCCCGGGCGTGCGGCGGGCCCGGGCGTCGCGGTCCCACCGGCGGGGCCGCTACGATCGGGAGGGTGAGCGACGAGCAGAGCACGACCACCCGCAAGCCCTTCGACGACGGCGCCACCTCCGACGCCGCCCCCGACCGCGAGGAGCTCACCTGGGAGCTCTTCGGCCAGGCGGAGCGCGAGCTCTCCGCGCAGATCGTCGCCTCCGGGTGGATCCCGGACCTCATCATCGCCATCGCCCGCGGCGGCCTCATCCCCGCCGGCGCCATCGGCTACGCGATCGGCATCAAGGCCATGGGCGCGATGAACGTGGAGTTCTACACGGGCATCGGCCAGACCCTCGAGGAGCCCGTCATCCTGCCCCCGCTCATGGACGCCTCCGAGCTGCCCGGCAAGAAGGTCCTCGTCGTCGACGACGTCGCCGACTCCGGCAAGACGCTCAAGATGGTCATGGAGCTCCTCCGGCACCAGGGCCTCGACCTGGGCGGCGAGTCCGTGCCGGTCGACGCCCGCTCGGCCGTCATCTACAGGAAGCCCCGCAGCGTCTTCGAGCCCGACTACTGCTGGCGCGAGACCGACAAGTGGATCAACTTCCCCTGGTCGGTGCTGCCGGTCATCACGCCCGCCTCCGTCGCGGCGCAGGCCGGGACGGCTGCCGCCGAGGCGGACCAGGAGGCGGCCGACCAGGCCGACGCCCGCGCCCAGGACTGACGCGGCGCTCCACCAGGCTCACGGCGCCCGCCGCCCCCTTCGCGGGGCGGCGGGCGCCGTCGTCGTCCCACCCGTCCGGCCGACACGGAGCGGCCCTCAACCGCCCGAATGTCAGACATCCTCCTGCGCGTCCCCTAGACTTCTCCCTGTCCGCGCGGCCCCACGCGCAATCCCGAGCTCCCAAAGGCGGAAGCACCATGGATACCCAGGAACAGCAGGCGCTGCCCGCGTACACCGCGGAGGAAGAGCGCTACGTCATCAGGAACAAGGCAGGCGTCCCCGTCGGCGTCCGCCCCCACCACACGTGGACCCCGCGGTCGATCGCCACGTGGGTGGTCATCACCGCGCTCGGCGTGCTGGGCTGGTGGATGCTCGCCGTCGTGCGCGGCGAGAACGTCAACACCGTGTGGTTCGTCGTCACGGCCGTGTGCACCTACGCGATCGGCTACCGCTTCTACGCGCTCTACATCCAGCGCACCATCATGCGGCCCGACGACTCCAACGCCACCCCGGCCGAGCGCATCAACAACGGCCGCGACTTCGACCCCACGCACCGCGTCGTCCTCTACGGCCACCACTTCGCCGCCATCGCCGGCGCCGGCCCGCTCGTCGGCCCCGTCCTCGCCTCCCAGATGGGCTACCTGCCCGGGACGCTGTGGATCATCCTCGGCGTCGTCCTCGCCGGCGCCGTCCAGGACATGCTCGTCCTGTTCTTCTCGATGCGCCGCGGCGGCCGCTCGCTCGGCCAGATGGCCACCGACGAGATCGGCCGGATCGGCGGCGTCGTCGCCACCGTCGTCGTCCTCGTCATGCTCATGATCGTCCTCGCGGTCCTCGCCATGGTCTGCGTCAACGCGCTGGCCGAGTCCCCCTGGGGCGTCTTCAGCGTCGGCATGACCATCCCGATCGCCATCTGCATGGGCCTGTGGCTGCGCTTCGTCCAGCCCGGCAAGATCACCCAGGTCTCGCTCGTCGGCTTCGCCATCCTCATCGGCGTCATCATCGGCGGGCGCTGGGTCGCCGAGTCCTCCTTCGGCCAGTACCTCCACCTGTCCCCCACGACCCTCGTGTGGGCCATGATCGTCTACGGCTTCCTCGCCGCGGTCCTGCCCGTGTGGGTCCTGCTCACCCCGCGCGACTACCTGTCCACCTTCATGAAGGTCGGCACGATCGTCGTCCTCGCCGCCGGCATCCTCATCGTGCGACCCGTCGTGCAGATGGCCGCCGTCACCGAGTTCGCCACCAACACCGCCGGCCCCGTCTTCGCCGGCAAGCTCTTCCCCTTCCTCTTCATCACGATCGCCTGCGGCGCCCTGTCCGGCATGCACGCCACGGTCTCCTCGGGCACGAGCCCCAAGATGATCCAGAAGGAGTCCCAGGTCCGCATGATCGGCTACGCCGGCATGCTCATGGAGTCCTTCGTCGCGATCATGGCGCTCGCCGCCGCCGTGTCCCTCTCCCCCGGCATCTACTTCTCCATGAACACCTCCGAGGCGACCATGGACAAGCTCGCCGGGGACGACGTCGTCGCCACCGCCCAGTCCCGCGAGGACGTCGCGGCCGCCGCCGTCGCCAACATGGGCGTCACCGACGCCCACGGCGACTCCCTCATGCCCGTGTGGGAGTCCTGGGACGAGAACGGCACCCCGGCGACCTACACCGGCGCGGACGCCCTCAAGCAGGTCGCCTCCGACGTCGGCGAGCCGAGCGTCATCTCCCGCACCGGCGGCGCCCCCACGCTCTCCGTGGGCATGGCGCACATCCTCCACCAGATCGGCGGAGGCCGGACCATGATGGGCTTCTGGTACCACTTCGCCATCATGTTCGAGGCGCTGTTCATCCTCTCCGCCGTCGACGCCGTCACCCGCGTGGCCCGCTTCCAGCTGGGCGACGCCCTGGGCAACGTCTGGCCGAGGTTCAAGGACCCGTCCTGGCACGTCGGCGCCTGGGCCACCACCGCCGTCGTCGTCGCCGCCTGGGGCTCCCTGCTCCTCATGGGCGTGACCGACCCGCGCGGCGGCATCCAGACGCTCTACCCGCTGTTCGGCATCGCCAACCAGCTCATCGCGGCGGTCGCGCTGCTCCTGTGCCTCGTCATGACCGTGCGCAAGGGCTACCTCAAGCACGCCTGGATCCCGGCGCTGCCGCTCGTGTTCGACACGGTCGTCACCTTCACGGCGTCGTGGCAGAAGATCTTCTCGACCGACCCACGCGTGGGCTACTTCCAGCAGTGGCGCGACGCGAAGGCCCTCCTGCCGACGCTCACCGACGCGCAGGCCGTCTCCGACACCCAGGCGGTCATCCGCAACACGATGATCCAGGGGACGCTGTCGATCGTCTTCCTCGTCATGGTCGCCTTCGTCATGGTGTGCGCCTGCATCACGATGATCCGCTCCGTGCGCGCGGGTGACACGAAGACCTCGGAGGACCCGTACCAGGAGTCGAACTTCTACGCGCCCGAGCACCTCTTCGCCTCGAAGCTGGAGAAGAAGCTCGTCACCGAGTACGAGGTCGTCGGCGATCCGGCCCTCATCCCGGGGAGCGGTCACGCGAAGGCGGAGGCCTGAGCGATGGCGCCCAGCGGCACCGCGGGCGGGACGCGGGGGACGACGGCGGCGACGCCGTCGGCCGGCTCCCGTGTCCGCTCGCGCCTCGCGCAGGCCCGTGGGCTGTGGCGGGACTTCACGGGTGAGTCGGCCTACGACCGCTACGTGGAGCGGCACCGCCGCGAGCATCCGGACCACCCGCCCATGAGCGAGCGCGAGTGGTGGCGGGCGAAGGCCGACTACGACGAGTCCAACGTCCAGGCCCGCTGCTGCTGAGCGCCGCACCCGCCACGACGCCCGCCGTTCCCCCGAGGGAACGGCGGGCGTCGTCGTGCGTGACTCGTGGTCGGTTTTCGCGCTTTCTGAACCGCCGGTGAGTGCCGGATCCCGCAGAT from Actinomyces radicidentis includes these protein-coding regions:
- a CDS encoding MTH1187 family thiamine-binding protein, which translates into the protein MLLAFSVSPTTTDDPDGSVSAAVARAIKVVRDSGLPNETTSMFTTLEGEWDEVMAVVKEATMAVAEVSPRVALVMKADIRPGWDGQLTAKVDRVNAILDAEG
- a CDS encoding aspartate:alanine exchanger family transporter, whose translation is MHDLLSPVVDLLVSAPLLTVFLVIGLGTAVGQIPLGPIRFGAAGALFVGLAVGALDPRLGANLELLRALGLGLFCYTVGIGAGGTFFRDLKRQLPLMSLCVAALVVAGGAGALYSHLTGVSAAMDSGAYAGALTSPVLDAAIEAAGNQEPSVGYALAYPVGVAVAIIIVSVVINRPWPARRDPRPASADGITATSVYLLQKVRLTEMRAFKENRIRISYLERDGVTRVVHPGEELLPGDKVVIVGAPGAIEEAVHDLGTGFNRCLAKDRTVVDYRRLTVSSTRVAGMTIGELDMHDRFQGTVTRVKRGDLDLLARDDLVLEFGDRVLAVVPSGRLEDAADFFGDSEKSISQIDAFSVGLGMALGVLVGLVPVPLPGGITLKLGVAAGPLVVGMVLGWVERTGPFVWVLPHAANATIRQLGLLFFLAAIGLASGQAFAASAFSLTGLAVGGLSALIVVVNAVVLLAGAKWAGVSAPRAAGGLAGLVGQPAILAFALSKRDDERVEAGYATLFALAIVVKIVMVQVLVAL
- a CDS encoding deoxynucleoside kinase — protein: MSVIVVGGAIGAGKTTTARLLGEHLGSEVFYEDVTSSKILPLFYTAPPEEQEARRYPFMLQLEFLSSRFRSIKRAMVHDDNVLDRSIYEDWYFAKVNTDLGRISPDEFALYENLLDNMIEEIDELPKKSPDLFVYLRAPFDVLMGRIAARGRDFEQDDSLVEYYRRLWSGYDDWVYNSYSASQVLTVDTERLDLASNDADIATLHAMVDAALADVRAGRAVGTTTPDA
- a CDS encoding phosphoribosyltransferase, with protein sequence MSDEQSTTTRKPFDDGATSDAAPDREELTWELFGQAERELSAQIVASGWIPDLIIAIARGGLIPAGAIGYAIGIKAMGAMNVEFYTGIGQTLEEPVILPPLMDASELPGKKVLVVDDVADSGKTLKMVMELLRHQGLDLGGESVPVDARSAVIYRKPRSVFEPDYCWRETDKWINFPWSVLPVITPASVAAQAGTAAAEADQEAADQADARAQD
- a CDS encoding carbon starvation CstA family protein produces the protein MDTQEQQALPAYTAEEERYVIRNKAGVPVGVRPHHTWTPRSIATWVVITALGVLGWWMLAVVRGENVNTVWFVVTAVCTYAIGYRFYALYIQRTIMRPDDSNATPAERINNGRDFDPTHRVVLYGHHFAAIAGAGPLVGPVLASQMGYLPGTLWIILGVVLAGAVQDMLVLFFSMRRGGRSLGQMATDEIGRIGGVVATVVVLVMLMIVLAVLAMVCVNALAESPWGVFSVGMTIPIAICMGLWLRFVQPGKITQVSLVGFAILIGVIIGGRWVAESSFGQYLHLSPTTLVWAMIVYGFLAAVLPVWVLLTPRDYLSTFMKVGTIVVLAAGILIVRPVVQMAAVTEFATNTAGPVFAGKLFPFLFITIACGALSGMHATVSSGTSPKMIQKESQVRMIGYAGMLMESFVAIMALAAAVSLSPGIYFSMNTSEATMDKLAGDDVVATAQSREDVAAAAVANMGVTDAHGDSLMPVWESWDENGTPATYTGADALKQVASDVGEPSVISRTGGAPTLSVGMAHILHQIGGGRTMMGFWYHFAIMFEALFILSAVDAVTRVARFQLGDALGNVWPRFKDPSWHVGAWATTAVVVAAWGSLLLMGVTDPRGGIQTLYPLFGIANQLIAAVALLLCLVMTVRKGYLKHAWIPALPLVFDTVVTFTASWQKIFSTDPRVGYFQQWRDAKALLPTLTDAQAVSDTQAVIRNTMIQGTLSIVFLVMVAFVMVCACITMIRSVRAGDTKTSEDPYQESNFYAPEHLFASKLEKKLVTEYEVVGDPALIPGSGHAKAEA
- a CDS encoding YbdD/YjiX family protein; its protein translation is MAPSGTAGGTRGTTAATPSAGSRVRSRLAQARGLWRDFTGESAYDRYVERHRREHPDHPPMSEREWWRAKADYDESNVQARCC